Sequence from the Sphingobacteriaceae bacterium GW460-11-11-14-LB5 genome:
TCGATTTTTTGGCCACCACCACTCCGCAAGGCATCGGCGAGCCGAAAAACTTGTGACCACTAATGGCAATGCTGTCTGCACCATCTTCAAAGTCGAATGCTGGTCTTGGCTCAATTAAGGCACTGTACGTGCCAGACAGTGCCGCATCGGCGTGAATATAATAATGTTGGATAGCCAGTTTTTTTAAAATGCTTTTAATTTTGGCCACATCATCACGCGCTTCGGTCATGGTGGTGCCAATATTGGCCATAATAATAACAGGCATATGGCGGTTCATCCTGATGGTGTGTTCAAGGTCTTCGTAATCGATTTCTCCGTTTTCCTGTGTGCGGATCACGATGTTCGACATATTGAGTAGATGCAGGTTTTTTTGAACGCTATAATGTGTAGCTTCAGAATAATAAACCATTCCTTTAGGATGTAATTCGCGGGCGAGGTATAAGCCATATAGATTGCCTTCTGAGCCACCATTGGTTACATAACCCCACCAATTATCAGCAGGGGCACGGAAAAGTTCGGCAAAAAACTGCACGACTTCTTTTTCCAGTTCACGAGAGCCTACGCCATAGGTTGAAGTAACAAAAGGATCGCCCAGGTTGTTCATCGGATATTTTAAAAAATCGGATAATGCCTGATAGTCGAAGTCTTTTGAAACAGGATAACCTAAAAATAAATCGGTCTGTTCCTTAACCTTTTCTAATAGATCATTTAATACCTGTTGATCCTTTTCCTGTAATTTGCTCGCTTCCATAAAAAATATGATTTACGGGCAAAATTAACAAAACAAAATATAGTATTATGGTTAGTGTTTAATTAAGAATATTATGTTGTATTATTTGGTTTGGTCGAAATTAAAATTTAATTCTAGCTATGCATTTATCCTCCATGAAATATAAAATATGGCTACTGAAGGTTAAGGAGTGCTTGCCTTACCGCATTGTCGGTCTGGTTTGCTGCCTTGTAGTAGCCCACATCGCCCAGGTAATAGCGACAAAGCAAAGCTTTAAGGTCGTTTAAGATCACATTTTTCGAATTGTATAACTGGAAACGATCTATTGTTACATTTTTGCGTTGTAGAAACCCGATAAAGTCTTTAAAGTCGTTATCGTTCATGGTAAAAATATTGATGTTCTGCTCTACAAAACTGGCGCTGTACTTATTGGTGAGGACATTAAATACATAATCAGAAAGTACTTTCTTGCTCACCAGGTTACTGTAAAACTTATTGTAGCCTGTTGTATCTAATTTCACAAATACATCTGGCTGGATACCACCAATGGGCTTAATTTTTCTGCCAGGCTGAACATTTACGCCTTCAGCTTTCTCAATAGAATCCTGAAAAGAGGTACGGTCTCCGGTAAGCTCTCCATCCATCATGCGTTCGTCTAATTCATGTTTGTAGGCATCATAACCTTTCTTGTACGATTTTTGAATGCTACGGCCGGATGGGGTATAATATCTCGCGATGGTTAAGTTCAGCGCTGAGCCATCGCCAAAGGCAAATTGTTCCTGTACCAAACCTTTACCAAAAGAGCGGCGGCCAACTATAATCCCGCGCCCCAAATCCTGAATGGCCCCAGCTACAATTTCGCTGGCAGATGCGGTATTTTCATTAATCAACACCGCCAGTTTACCATTTTGAAAAGCACCTGTTCCGGTAGAGAAATAATCGGTACGTGGTTCGTGTTTGCCCTGTGTATACACGATAAGTTTATTCTCTGCTAAAAACTGGTCGGCCAAACCTGTAGCTGCGGTAAAATAACCACCGCCATTATCACGTAAATCAAGAATCAGTTTTTTCATGCCCCTTGCTTTCAGGTTATTGGCTGCAGCAGAGAAATCGTTATCGGTATTGGCGCCAAATTTACTAATCCGCACATAACCTGTTTCGTTATTGATCATGTAGGCGGCATCAATGCTACTGATGTTTACTTTTCCACGGGTAACCATAATGCGGTTACTTTGCGGAGCGCCCGGGTGTAAAAGGACTACACTCACACCAGTACCTGATCTACCTTTAAAACGACCGGTAAGTTGATCTTTGGGCAGGTTTCGTCCGCTTACTACAGCCGTATCAATACTCAGGATTTTATCGCCCAATTTAATGCCCGCTTGGTAAGCCGGTCCGTCTTTAACCACACCGGTCACCATCATGGTATCGTTAAGCATGTAATATTCTATGCCTACACCTTCAAAGTTCCCTTCCAGGTTATCGGTCATATCTTGCGCATCAGTTGGTGGCAGGTAAACACTATGCGGATCGAGTTGGTGTAAAACGCTATCGATAGGTAAATTCTGAAGCGAATCGGTATTGATGTCATCAACATAATTGCCGTTGATGATGTGTAGGATTTCGTTTAATTTTTCGTCGCTATTGCTGGCTAGCTGAGGACTCTTTTTAATGCCAAAGCCTTGATCTTTAATAAATTTTATGCCCAAAAACATACCCACTATTAAAATTACAGAATAGCTTACAGCGATCAGTATGTTATTTCGGGTATTTTTTTTCATCAGCGTTACTGCAAATTTATGAAAATTAGCGAGTTGATATATTTTTTAACTGCATTTTCATGTCTTTTGTTTATAATATTTAACATTAATTAACGGGGGGAAGGCTTCACTTGAAATTTATGACAGATATTTTTGGGTTTTTAGCGCAGTTTTTAGAAAGAATTTACCGAATTTTATCAAAATTAAATTTATGAATAGAGTTACCGAGCAAGAATCTAACTATGACCACATCGATCAGATGTCGGTGTTAGAAGTTTTGCAGGGCATTAATAACGAAGATAAAACTGTAGCATTTGCAGTTGAAAAATCTTTGCCTCAGATCGAAAAATTAACTTCGGCAGTTGCCGAGCGCATGAAAAAAGGTGGTCGTCTTTTTTATATTGGTGCAGGTACGAGCGGCCGTTTGGGTGTAGTAGATGCATCAGAATGCCCGCCTACATATGGTGTTCCTTTTGATTGGGTTGTTGGGATAATTGCCGGTGGCGATACTGCAATTAGAAGAGCAGTAGAATTTGCTGAAGATGATGCCGAACAAGCCTGGAAAGATCTTCAGGAATTTGAAATTAATGAAAAAGATTGTTTGGTTGGCCTGGCCGCATCGGGTACTACACCGTATGTAATTGGTGGTTTAAACACGGCACGTAAGCATGGCATTTTAACGGGTTGCATTGTTTGTAATACCGGCGGACCTATTGCTGCAGAATCGGATTTTCCGGTTGAAGTGGTGGTTGGACCTGAGTTTGTTACCGGTTCTACACGGATGAAATCGGGCACTGCACAGAAACTGGTGTTAAACATGTTAAGCACTACTGTTATGGTTCAACTGGGGCGTGTTGTGGGTAATAAAATGGTTGATATGCAGTTAACCAATCATAAACTGGTAGACCGCGGTACACAAATGGTTGCCGATGAGTTAAATATTGGTTATGAGGAAGCCGCCGAATTGTTAACCCGTTACGGAAGTGTACGTAAAGCTGTTGCAGCAAGACATTAAAAAGGAGAGCATGTTTGAGTGATAGAATTAAAGAATGATTGAGCTTAGCACAATACCAAACATTCACTCATTCATAATTAGAAAGAAGTATGCACGAAATTGAGCCTTATTATCAGTGGAGAGATGATTACATTTCGGCAGAAGATGAGCGATCGCCATTTTACAATACCGAATATTCAGAACTTTACTTCGATAAGCAGATTTATAACTTTTTATTGCACCCGCAGTGGGACGAATTTGGTTCGAGTACCCTGTACATGAAGGTGTTATATGCCGATTACGATCGCAGTTATGCCATTATCGAGTTTATAGGCGAGTGGAATGATGCCATTAATAACGATATTATGCTGCTGAAACGCGATATTTTAGAGCTGATGATGGATGAAGGTATTAATAAATTTATCCTGATCGGAGAAAATGTGCTAAATTTCCATGCTTCTGACGATAGTTATTACGAAGAGTGGTTTCAGGAAGTAGAAGACGGCTGGATTGTTGGGGTAAATTTTCAGCAACACGTTATTACCGAGTTTCGCGACAATAACATCGATTATTACATTAACTTTGGTGGTGCTTTTGACAACCTGCCATGGCGCACCTTAAAACCTTTACAGTTCTTTAAAAAAGTTGAAGAACTACTGACAAAAAGATTAAACTAAATATTTATTTTTATATAGTTAAATACATAAAATTTAAAATGGAACAACAAAATTATCAATATCAGGACAACAGTGTTTTTGTACAGGAAAAATCTGCATCTAAACGTTTCTTCGGAAATGTTTTCTTATGGATGTTCGTCGCATTAGCTGTTTCTACAGTTGCAGCTTATTTTATCGCCAGTACACCGGCGGTATTGGATTATCTTTTATCCTATAACCCACAAACAGGTAAGGGCGGCTTTACCGTTTTAGGATACATCGCAATATTTGCTCCTCTAGGATTAGTATTCTTAATGGGTGCTGGTATGCAGCGAATGTCTTATCAGGCATTAATCGGTGTGTTTTTGCTTTATTCTATATTAACAGGAGTAATGCTCAGCTTTATCTTGTTAACTTATTCCTTGCCATCAGTTGTAATTAGTTTTGCTGCGGCTGCTGCGATATTTGCGGTAATGGCAATAATGGGATATACCACAGATACCGATTTAAGTAAATTTGGCCCTATATTATTTGCAGGTGTAATCGGTTTGGTGATCATCAGCATAATCAATATGTTTTTAGGTAGCTCAACATTGGGTTACATTATGGGTTTTATCGGAGTGGCGATTTTTACTGCATTAACTGCGTACAAAGTTCAGGAGCTTAAAAGAATTGGTGAAGGATTAGATGAAAATGGAAACACTTTAGGTGTAAATGAGAGCAAAAAGCTAGCAATTATGGGTGCGTTGTCGCTTTATATCACTTTTATCAACTTGTTTTTGTCGCTGTTACGCATTTTCGGTAACAGAAGATAAACCTAAATAACAGAACAATATTCTTAAGGCTGCGCAGTTTTGCGTGGCCTTTGTAATTTTATTTGGTAGCGAAGCGATAATTTTTGGAATTGATGTTGCTTTGTTGCATTTTTGTATGCTTATTAAGAAAGACGGAGGGATTAGACCCAACGAAGTCTTAGCAACCTGTAACCATACAAGGTGCTAAATTCTATTCTGCAAATAGCGGAAACAGATAAGTTTAGGATTACGATTCACGTACCAACTTTTTAAATAAGCCTTTTAGGATGTAATAATGTATAATGGAAGATGTATGATGTGTCTTGCCATTTTCCATTTTCCAT
This genomic interval carries:
- a CDS encoding histidine decarboxylase (catalyzes the formation of histamine from L-histidine), producing MEASKLQEKDQQVLNDLLEKVKEQTDLFLGYPVSKDFDYQALSDFLKYPMNNLGDPFVTSTYGVGSRELEKEVVQFFAELFRAPADNWWGYVTNGGSEGNLYGLYLARELHPKGMVYYSEATHYSVQKNLHLLNMSNIVIRTQENGEIDYEDLEHTIRMNRHMPVIIMANIGTTMTEARDDVAKIKSILKKLAIQHYYIHADAALSGTYSALIEPRPAFDFEDGADSIAISGHKFFGSPMPCGVVVAKKSNRDRIARSVAYIGSVDTTITGSRNGHSPLFLWHSIKRLGLAGLKSRAMHSLATAAYTENKLKAIGIAAWRNVNAITVNFPTPSANICKKWQLAAEQGHSHIICMPNVMQSHIDLLIADLKAEMMLQD
- a CDS encoding peptidase S41; this encodes MKKNTRNNILIAVSYSVILIVGMFLGIKFIKDQGFGIKKSPQLASNSDEKLNEILHIINGNYVDDINTDSLQNLPIDSVLHQLDPHSVYLPPTDAQDMTDNLEGNFEGVGIEYYMLNDTMMVTGVVKDGPAYQAGIKLGDKILSIDTAVVSGRNLPKDQLTGRFKGRSGTGVSVVLLHPGAPQSNRIMVTRGKVNISSIDAAYMINNETGYVRISKFGANTDNDFSAAANNLKARGMKKLILDLRDNGGGYFTAATGLADQFLAENKLIVYTQGKHEPRTDYFSTGTGAFQNGKLAVLINENTASASEIVAGAIQDLGRGIIVGRRSFGKGLVQEQFAFGDGSALNLTIARYYTPSGRSIQKSYKKGYDAYKHELDERMMDGELTGDRTSFQDSIEKAEGVNVQPGRKIKPIGGIQPDVFVKLDTTGYNKFYSNLVSKKVLSDYVFNVLTNKYSASFVEQNINIFTMNDNDFKDFIGFLQRKNVTIDRFQLYNSKNVILNDLKALLCRYYLGDVGYYKAANQTDNAVRQALLNLQ
- a CDS encoding N-acetylmuramic acid 6-phosphate etherase, with amino-acid sequence MNRVTEQESNYDHIDQMSVLEVLQGINNEDKTVAFAVEKSLPQIEKLTSAVAERMKKGGRLFYIGAGTSGRLGVVDASECPPTYGVPFDWVVGIIAGGDTAIRRAVEFAEDDAEQAWKDLQEFEINEKDCLVGLAASGTTPYVIGGLNTARKHGILTGCIVCNTGGPIAAESDFPVEVVVGPEFVTGSTRMKSGTAQKLVLNMLSTTVMVQLGRVVGNKMVDMQLTNHKLVDRGTQMVADELNIGYEEAAELLTRYGSVRKAVAARH